A genomic window from Chitinophagaceae bacterium includes:
- a CDS encoding N-6 DNA methylase, with protein MFQFSLDINTWRKKLGYFPQSLFQKKHQHEKYVLLNGKGGNFCVDYTEEDPINCRSYAWSANVGHYISIKGSKLKLFRWDKFSATDELEVSRVVNDIESFNDYIAKQRVDTTKDSINLSLSLYRQIRASLRDKKGEESLNALLCVFASYEDNASLTNINKMKWGLSDKAISSAKELNRTIWNQIMDQIDEGIPSLKIKPKIEILLRHAAGQIFQEAHFESVFPSQLQFPEFMPSAIKGHKFSPTFSSHYTPTSIVRSIVEEVLRGFELKEKHQITILDPAVGSGEFLKEILRQLNLTGYSGKIKLIGWDISQAAIDLANFSICFEKQAAINPSRITVELFKKNALTKSDSWDVSSDIILMNPPFISWENMGESEKEAVIEILQDNFKGRPNMAGAFLWKAANSLNYGGRIGCIVPSSILEADSFIKLRNELSVRMHIDFLGKLGDHSVFEEAISAPSILISTSLNTDKPIQLMWSDNSPDGYASGLRELRKITSILSAPQPFILPGNNFSFYYIPQLNNKNWTPIDFAAYQLIEKLNGMPKVKDLFEIKQGVRTGLNKAFIIDKIFYESLLKREQKYFRPVITNDSIHFGSLNDNAYIFYAEGKNAIKNENELKSAVPTFYSIKFSEYVDRLSTRARKSILNYWRLSEHRNWQLDSSPKIVSKEFGLAGSFAFDVEGIFVAERSHAWLSKELAQSINIGHAYIAVLSMNIVNDLLKGVSKQIMSGSYYLSSKFINDMPLPNLFDNSINPKVKGELIDIGKLLSLGDYGNDVRGRLEKLTDKVFYG; from the coding sequence ATGTTCCAATTCTCGTTAGATATAAATACATGGAGGAAAAAGCTTGGCTATTTTCCTCAATCCCTTTTTCAAAAAAAACATCAACACGAGAAATATGTTTTATTGAATGGGAAAGGAGGAAATTTTTGCGTTGATTATACAGAAGAAGACCCGATTAACTGTCGCTCATATGCTTGGTCTGCTAATGTTGGACACTACATCTCCATCAAAGGGAGTAAATTGAAACTTTTTCGGTGGGATAAATTTTCAGCGACAGATGAGTTAGAGGTTAGCAGGGTTGTCAATGATATTGAATCGTTCAATGATTACATCGCTAAACAAAGGGTAGATACTACTAAAGACAGCATAAATTTATCGCTTAGCTTATATAGACAAATCAGAGCTTCTCTTAGAGATAAAAAGGGAGAGGAATCATTGAACGCTCTTTTGTGTGTATTTGCCTCTTATGAGGATAATGCTTCTCTCACTAACATCAATAAAATGAAATGGGGATTAAGTGATAAAGCTATAAGTAGTGCCAAAGAACTAAACAGGACTATATGGAACCAAATTATGGATCAAATAGATGAAGGGATACCCTCTCTTAAAATCAAACCGAAGATTGAAATTTTACTTCGTCATGCTGCGGGTCAAATTTTTCAAGAAGCACATTTTGAATCTGTTTTTCCATCACAACTACAATTCCCGGAATTTATGCCATCTGCTATCAAGGGACATAAGTTTTCTCCTACATTTAGTTCTCATTATACTCCGACTTCTATAGTTAGATCAATCGTGGAGGAGGTGCTAAGAGGATTTGAATTAAAGGAAAAACATCAAATAACTATTCTTGACCCCGCTGTAGGCTCTGGAGAATTTCTAAAAGAAATATTGCGTCAACTAAACTTAACAGGATATAGCGGGAAGATAAAACTAATTGGATGGGATATTTCACAGGCGGCAATCGACTTAGCTAACTTTTCTATATGCTTTGAAAAGCAAGCTGCAATAAATCCATCTCGAATCACAGTTGAACTATTCAAAAAAAACGCCCTGACTAAAAGTGATTCTTGGGACGTTTCTTCCGATATTATCTTAATGAATCCACCTTTTATTTCATGGGAAAACATGGGAGAAAGTGAGAAAGAAGCAGTGATCGAAATACTTCAAGATAATTTTAAAGGGCGACCTAATATGGCCGGTGCATTTTTATGGAAGGCTGCAAATAGTTTGAATTACGGTGGCCGGATAGGATGTATTGTACCAAGCTCCATCTTAGAGGCCGATTCATTTATTAAATTAAGAAATGAATTGTCCGTCCGAATGCATATCGATTTCTTAGGAAAATTAGGAGACCACTCTGTATTTGAAGAAGCAATATCAGCGCCATCCATTTTAATATCCACTTCACTAAACACTGATAAACCCATTCAATTGATGTGGAGTGATAATTCGCCAGATGGCTATGCTTCCGGACTGAGGGAACTAAGAAAAATTACTTCAATTTTATCAGCGCCACAACCATTTATTTTACCTGGGAATAATTTCAGTTTTTATTATATACCCCAACTTAATAACAAAAATTGGACTCCGATAGACTTTGCTGCATACCAATTAATTGAAAAGCTAAATGGGATGCCAAAAGTTAAAGATTTATTTGAAATAAAACAAGGAGTCAGGACTGGTCTAAATAAGGCATTTATTATCGATAAAATATTCTACGAATCGCTGCTAAAGCGAGAACAGAAATATTTTCGTCCAGTAATTACTAATGATTCTATTCATTTTGGCTCTCTTAATGATAATGCTTACATTTTTTACGCGGAAGGAAAAAACGCAATCAAAAACGAAAACGAACTAAAAAGTGCAGTACCCACTTTTTATAGTATAAAATTTTCAGAATACGTAGACAGGCTTTCCACGCGTGCTCGTAAATCTATTCTAAATTACTGGCGGTTAAGTGAACATCGAAATTGGCAATTGGATTCTTCTCCCAAAATTGTATCAAAGGAATTTGGATTAGCTGGTTCATTTGCTTTTGATGTAGAGGGTATCTTTGTTGCAGAGCGAAGTCATGCTTGGCTATCCAAAGAGCTCGCTCAATCAATAAATATCGGACACGCCTATATTGCTGTTCTTTCCATGAATATAGTTAATGATCTATTAAAGGGTGTTTCGAAGCAAATTATGAGTGGGAGTTACTATCTATCTTCTAAATTTATCAATGACATGCCATTACCAAATCT